AGAATCACACAAGATTTACTACAATCATCAAAGATCAAGCAAATTACGCGTCAAAAAACATTAATTGAAAACTCTCGCGGGGTAGAAGTCCGAACAACAGATACGCAGCTAGCTGCAAACATTCAAATCCTGTTACAAATCCTACTCGCTTTACTTGTCAATATCGACATCCTGTAAAACAACATCATACAAAAAAGCAGGTTATCAAATCGATAACCTGCTTTTTTGTATGATTATTTTTTATACAGACGCTTGCCGCAACATCCATTCGTTTTAGGTTTGCTTTGAGTTGGCTTGTTGCGAACAGGCTTTCCATTGTGTAGTACTTGTTTCGTCGTTGATGAGTGGACAGTTGGTCTTCGTTTCATAATTATTCCCTCCATTTTCTAAACAAGCTACTTGTAGTCTATGTCTTCTAATTACATCCTGTATCCACTCATAACTAGAATTTAATCGTTTTTTCGTTTGCGTTCTTCATCAGATTCAGTCACCCCAAATGAAAATGGGCTAATGCCTGGCGTTTGAACTGATGGATGTCGTGTTGGACGTTGCCTAGGAGCATGATGATCTGAGGAAATAAGATTATTCTCCCGTAAATTTCTAGTAAACCATGAGGTTTCCACATCCTCAGCCTCGGATTGCTTTTCATACTCCTCGAGCTTCTGTTCTTTTTCGGCTAACAACTGCTCTGTTTCTGTTAATTTCTTATTCAACAAATCAACCTCTTCATTTGCCGTTGTATTCTTTTTGATATCTTCGATCTTGAAGGTTAGCTCTTCTTTTTCAGCTTGTAATGCCTTTAGTCGTTGTTGTAGCCGATTTAGCTCCGTATTGACCTCATTTCTCTCACTATCAACTGACTCAAGTTGCTTCATCAACTGTGCCTTTTCATCTTTTTCTTCCTGCAACGCTTGTTGTAAATCCTCTCGCTCGCTAGTAAGTTCCCCCTTATCAGAAGTTAGTTCATCCAATTTGCTTTGTAAGTTCTCTAGCTGCTCTTTCAATTCCTCATTTTCTACTTTGAGAGTTTCTAATTGGCGGTAATGATAGTTCTCTTGATAATTTCTCACCTTTTGCTTATATAGTGACAACTCGGATTGAATGTGGATTAACTTTTGTTTCAGCACTTCTGGATCGTTACGATTAATGCTTTTCCTCGGTTGACCATTCATTGCTTCCTTCTCCCCCTTCGATTGTTTCACACTTTAAGCTAGAAAGAATACATATATACCGTAATGGTTCAATCAGTCCAGTTTATGACGAAAAAATTGAATCCATTCACACGAATCTTTTTACAAACACCCAAATCAAAATTAAACGTTCAGCCCTGCACATGTTGACCACAATTTCATACTATACAGTAGTCCTGATACCCAATAAAAATGACTACTAGGAAGCAGTCATCTGGGTAGGGTTAATCATTAAAGGAGGTATTTACATGAGCCACAGCCACAAGAAGCATAGAGTTTGTATCAAAGTTCCAAAAGTTTATGACTGGGTCAACCGCCAAGTCGAATTGCCATTAATTAGTTTCCACAATGAGGAACTAGAAGATATCTTTGAAGTAAACAATAAGCATTGTTTCCGTACTTCTCCAGCTGAGACATTATGCGAATTTTTAGATGCATTTCCAGGCTACCAAGTTGAGTGTAATTTACGACCTGATTCCATTCTTTGTCAAGAAATCACGCAACCAAACGGGCGTCAAGATATCCCAGTGACGCTTCCAACGGGTGAGACGATTACACTACAAAAAGTAAAAGTCCTTGTCAAAGGCTTAGTAGATGTAAACATTTTAGATGCACAAGGAAATGTGATTGCACGTACGGCTGAGCCAATTCCATTCGCTACTGCACAAACGTTCTTCATGTGTGCACCAGAGGGAACTGAGCTACAATGCCATGTCACGTATTTCCAATGCGATGCAGATGTGATTTGCACAGATGACTTCCAACAACTAGATATTTCGATTATATTATGCCTTGAACCACAAATGGAAACAGAAGTAAAGTTAGAAATCGATGCAGCCATCTGCAAACCTCGTGAAGAACTACCAATTGAAGATATTGTTTGTCCGCCTGAAAAGTTCCCACCGCAATGTCCAGAGATCTTCCCTGGTGACAAACATTAAGAACGAAAGAAAATAGAGGGGGCATTGCCCCCCTCTATTTTACACTATTAATGGAATCCACTTCCCCTACATACATATGTACAAATAGACATTCAGGGGGGAGTCACCGTGAATAACCAAACATCTAGCAGGTCTCTTGAGCATCAAACGAAACTTCAATTGCAACAAAAAATTATTCATTATCAATCTGAAGTCGCCAAATACAAGCAAGAGCTAAAACAGGTAGAGAAAAAATTAAGACTGCAACAACAACAATACCGTGCTTTAGAAAAAAATAAGTCAATCACTCCAAAGCCTGTTTTACGTGAATCTACAGAGGTAACAGCCTATTTTACCTATTCGATTGTTCTCCCTAACATCGCTGAAGATGAAATTGATACGTTTGTTATCGGTAACTTCATCCTCAAAAATACTGGAACAACACCTATTACAACACCTCTGATCTGCCTAAAGGTCTCTCCAATTAAATCTGCAAAACTTGGGGGAAAAATAAAAATGTCGGCGACCAAATCTGCAACCGAAGAAGAGATGATTGACGAATCTATTAGCGAGGAATGGGTATACTTCCAAAGCGATTGGCAGCAAAAAGCAGAAGAAACTGGTGAACACTGGTTGAAACCAACAATAACAAATAAACTCGAACCAAATGAAACGCTTACTTTCCCTAATTTTGAATTAACGCTAAAAAAGCCAGAAGACGCATCAGCTATTCTCGTTGAAGGCTTTGCATACAGTGAGCAACTAAAAGAAGGGGTCACCGCGCTAAATCGGATTATCGTTAATTATTAAGCGGAGTTACGATTGCCAACAAGAAAAGTCCTACGATGATTCACAACCCATCGTAGGACTTTTCAAATTTTAAAAAGTGTCAGTGTACGACAGCCTTAATTTTATCCGTTTGACAATCGATCAACGATGACTTCCATCAATGAAGCCACTGCAGCAGCGGCTAATATAATGACAACGGGTGTAAGAATGGTAGGAAACCACATGTATCCACAAATGAGAACAACTGCACTCCAAATGGCGACGCACCAATGACAGCTTAGTAGCTCACCGATCCAGTACTTGATTCCTGTTCCTTTAATTTCTAGGTATGAAACAACGGTTCCATCTTCTAACTCTTCATCTCGAACCAAATGAAACGGCTTACGCAACCATACTGTGATTTGATCATACACAATTAATCTCGTTAATCGAAACACAGCTAATGCAATCAGAAAAAATTCATATGGGTGCACAAACATGGCAGAGCTCCTTAAAACAATCATTTCTATTACACTATGTTCCTTCAACGAAGATGTCACAAAGACTAGGAAATGTATGTGAATATAAGTATACAGGATCACTAATGATCGCCTCTTAGCCCATGGATTATTCTGAATGCTCAATATAAAAAAACACCAGCGCCACTTAAAAGTGGTCACTGATGTATCACTTACCCTAAACCAATAATATTATAGCCGCTATCAACGTGAAGCATTTCTCCAGTGATCCCTCGTGATAAGTCACTCATTAAGAACAGTGCCGTATCACCGACTTCTTCTTGAGTAATCGTGCGACGGAGTGGAGCTTTTTCCTCAATTTCTTTTAATACCTCGTTAAATCCGGAGATCCCTTTTGCAGATAACGTACGTATCGGGCCAGCAGAAATCATATTTACACGGATACCGTCTTTACCTAAATCATTCGCTAAATACTTCACACTTGCATCAAGAGAAGCTTTCGCAACCCCCATCACGTTATAATTTTTAACGACACGCTCCCCACCAAGATACGTTAACGTAATGATGCTTCCACCTTCACTCATTAAATCTCTGCTCGCTTTTGCAACTGCAGTCAGTGAGTATGAACTAATATTTTGCGAAAGTAAAAAGCCTTCACGCGTTGTGTTTAGATACTCGCCTTCAAGTTCCTCACGATTAGCAAACGCAATGCAGTGCGCAATTCCGTGAATCACACCAACTTCTTCCTTAATTGTTGTGAACGTCTTTTCAATCTCTTCATCACTCGTAATATCACATGGCAATACGAGCGAATCATCACGCTCTAGTGATTCAGCTAGACTACGAACATTCTTTTCTAAACGTTCGCCTGCATATGTAAAAATTAAACGTGCTCCTGCTTTTGATAATGATTGAGCAATCCCCCAAGCAATGCTTCGTTTATTGGCGACGCCCATAATCACATATGTACGATTTTCTAATGATAAATTCATTTGTAAACCCCTTTCAATATAGGATTATAGGTTGTTATTAGTACTAGGTGACAATCTAAATTATAGCATGATTTTCCTCGTAAAGATAGATTAGGATACGGTTATTCTTCGCGAATGTATGTCCCTAGCCCTTCTTCGTTTTAATATTTCGTTTTATAAACTGACATTTCTCACATTCATAAATGAGATTTTGGTTTGATTGCGCCGTGAGTAAGTTCGTTATTTGTTCTTGGTGATGACATTGCGGACAGGTTACTAGTGGTTCCATACGCTACTTCCTTTCTGTTTTTTTTTAGTATTGACACGTTTTTCAAAGAACAAAAGTCTAAAGCATATTTCAACTCCGAATACTTAAAGCTTCACGAACAATATTTTAAATCGGAGTCTGAAATCTGGAGCTTTTTACATGAACCCTCATTCCTTTTCCCGCTGAAATACACTACAGCCATTTATTTACGACAACTCTCTTCTCATTCACTAAGCCAACACTCCCCTTTTATTGCAAAAAAACTCTCCACCCCCTGTTATCTACCAGGAGGCGGAGAGCTTGTTCACTAGTCTTCATATTCATGATCCGGAAGAAACGTTTTTGGTACGTGTGTCCCTCGTGAGCCACGTTGGTCGACATCTTCTGTTTCCGGAGGATAAATCATAATAAAACTTTCCGGTTTTGCTTTTGCAAGCACTCGCGGCAGACGCTCTAAATGAGGATGCCAAGCAATCGTACCACGTCTCGCACTAAGGACAACGACTAAGTCGTCCTTTTTTAATTGCGATAGATGATCATTGTGTAGCTGATTCCAATCAGCAAGTGGTATAAATGTAATCGAAACATCCGGTTTAACCTCTTTAAATGTCTGCTCATATCCAGTTGACTCATCCTTTATGACCAACACATGTAACGTTGCACCAATTTGGTTTGCTAGCCGTTTGACGGTTGTTACTGCATTATAAAAGCCCGACTTATGATCACTTCCTGGTGGGATAATAAGTACAATCCGCTTTGTCGTGTTAATCGGGTGACCTAGTTTCGAGACGAGAATCATTTGGTCCGTTCGTTCGAGTAATTGGTCAAGGATACCGCCAAACATTTGCTGAGGTGTTGAGAGTTTGCCATTCCAGCCAATAACCACTTTGGTGATTCGTGTTTCTTCAATTGCACGAATAATTCCTGTAGCAATATTATGGTCAACTCTCGTTAATAAATGGATTGGCACTTCCGCACCTGCAGCATAAGTCACCGTATGCCCTAACATTTTTTCCGCTTCCGCCACTCTCGCAGCGGCATTCTTTTGCTCCCCTTGAACAACACTTAATGGATAAATCGGTTCAGTTGCATTCCCTTTTAATACGAAAGATAAATCTAACAATGACTCCATCGTATGAGGATTGGAAAGCGGGATCAGAATTCTTTGTGGTGCATTTGTAGGTTCATATGGCTGTTGGTCTTCGTTATAAGCCACTTTACGTGCATATTTTTCAACCATATATGGACCGACCATACACGTAACAAGGATCATGATAATAACACCATTGACCGTTCCTTGGTTAAATAATCCAAGCTCGTACCCCACTAACGTCGCTGCCAGTGTGGCCGCTGCTTGCGGGGCAGATAATCCAAACATTAATTTCACTTCATCAGAGGAATAGTGATACATTTTCCCACTCATCCAAGCGGCTAAAAACTTTCCACCGTTAACAAACAGCACGATCAATATCGCTAATACCCATGCTGACGGATCATTCAAAAGTACACCAATATCCATCAACATACCAACTGACAATAAGAAAAACGGAATAAAGATCGCGTTTCCGACAAACTTAATCCGATTCATTAGCGGTCCATGCTCAAGAATATAACGGTTCAATGCAAGCCCAGCTAAAAACGCGCCAATAATCGGCTCCAATCCCGCGATGGTTGCAAAATACGCGGTAACAAATAAAACCGTCATTACAAAAATAAAATCAATCGAACCTTCATTACTCATCGTCCTAAAAAACGTTTTCGCCATCCGCGGAATGAGCAATAATACAAGAGTCACGTAAACTGCCAAAGAAACAACAAGTGTCATCCAAAAAGAAAACGATAACTCTCCTTGTGTAGACCCAGCAACAACAGCTAAGATCAACAACGCTAGCGTATCAGTCATAATCGTTCCCCCGACTGTCGTCGTGACTGCCTTATTTTTCGCAAGTCCAAGACGACTTGCAATCGGATAAGCTAGCAATGTATGTGAGCCTAATAACGAACCTAATAAAATCGCACCTGCGAGTGTATAGTTCAACCAAAGACCAAGTAGTGTCCCAAGTATAAAAGGTATTGAAAACGAAATTAACCCAAAGGAAATACTCCGATTACGATATTTTTTAAAACCATCTAAATCAATTTCTAACCCTGCAATAAAAATAATATACAGTAAGCCTACGGTTCCTAATAAAATAATCGTTGGGTCACGATCTAACACACCAAGACCATTGGGTCCAACAATCACACCAGCAAAAATCAAGCCAATGATTCCTGGTATTTTCAAGCGATTCATAAGCAGCGGTGCGAGCAAAAAAATCGCCATCGCCATCGCAAATATTAAAACTGGATCTGTTACAGGTTGATTTAACAATGGATGTAGTATCTCCTTTCACGTACAAATAAACATTCCTTATTTATTCTACCATGGATTCACATGTTTCATTAAAGAAGGTGCCCCCTCAACAAAATGGAGAGCACCTTCTCATTTTAGAATGACATGTTAGGTTGAAAGCATTTGCCGCAACTTATCGACATGTTCTTGGCTACCACTAACAATAATTCGATCTCCTGTTTTTATAACTGTATCTCCATGTGGAATCAGTGACTCATTTTCGCGAAAGATCCGTACAAATACCGTATCACCTAAATACGGAAATTCACGTAACAACAGGTCGCTGTAGTGAGAATTCTTAACATCAATCTCATGTAAGCCAGTTTCTCTTTTCGTTAATAATTCTACGACACTTGGAGATTCAACGAGCGCTCGCAACACCGCTTGATTTGAAAAGAACACAGAAAAGACATTAATCCCTCTCTCACGTAGTTCATTTTCAAGCTCTGGTCTTTCAATTCTTGCGATCACCCGTGGGACACCATAATCGCTTGCAAACATTGCAATCTCATAATTTCTTTCTTGATCGCCTGTTGCGACGATCAAAATATCGGCTGAAAAGACGTCCCTTTCTTTCAAAATCTCAATTTCAAATTCTTCAATTTCTTCAATTGCAAAAATCGTTGACTCTTCAAGTTCATTAATTTTTTGTTGTTTTGTATGAAATAAACGCGACTGATAACGATTTTGATCTAATTCAACCGACAAAGGCAATGTTAGTTGATTCGCCCCTACAATCGCAAGTTTTTCACGTTTCTGTTCCGTTGCTTGTTTTGGAAAAACCTTCTTAAAGACGACTGGTGTAACGAGACACGAGATAACCGCAACAAGGATTAGCGCTGAAGACAGCTGTGAATCGATAATTCCGATACTCTCCCCTACGGTTGCCGCAGCAATTACTAGTGATAGCGTTGACGTTAGTAAAAAGCCTGCACCTATGACCGTTTTCCAATCGTACCAGCGCTTTAATACGAGCGCAGGTACAACCTTTGAAATGAGCAAGGCAATAAACAACAACGGGATTAACAACATGACACTACGATCATCAAACAATTGCCAAATATCAAGGTCAACTCCGACCATAACGAAGAAAATCGGAATTAAAAATCCATAGCCAAAGGAGTCCAACTTCCTTACTAACTCTGGGTTTGGTGACAATAACGAAACGAGAACACCTGCTAAAAAGGCACCTAATATATTTTTCGCCCCAACCGTTTCAGACAAGGCAACCAACAAAATAATTAACATAAAAATCGCACGCGTATCGATTTGAATGGTTCCTTTTTTCATTGCCTCTAAATATGACTGGCGACTGAACTTTTTCCCGATCAGGTAAAGCAGAACACCGACGGCAAATAAGAGCAACAACAACCACATGTTTCCTTCATCTGGTGAATAAATGGATACGAAAACGGCTAATAGTATCATGGTTACTAAATCCGCAATGATCGCAACTAATAGGATCGTTTGACCAACAGTTGTCTTCATTAAATTTTCTTCCTTTAATGTCGGAACAACAACACCTAAGGAAATCGTTGAAATGATTAATGTCATCAGGAATGCATTATCGACAAACCCCATCACCACAAAAGCAAGTGAAAGAAGGTACGATAACCCAAAAACAAACACAAAAATGAGCGATGCAAGCATAAATGCATTTGGCTCTTTCTTTCCATTTTTAAGAATTCGTGCTTTTTGCTTACTAGCAAATGCGGAAAAATCAATTTCTAATCCGCTTAAAAACATTAAAAAGATAAACCCAAGCAAAGATAAAGTCTCAAGCCACATATCCTGTGAAACAAGATTGAACCCACTTTTTCCAATAATAATTCCTGCAATGATCTCAGCTACAACAACAGGAATTACATTAAGTCTAAACTTGTGTAAAAGAACTGGTATTAAAAAAGCGGTAATCACGACAATGAATAGTGAAATCACCGACGCTTCTGCCTCCATAACTGCTCCCCCTTACTTCCCATTAAACTTCTAATTATCTCTATCAATGACCGAAAGTTATATCTTAAAGAATGATATTTTCATTGTCAACGAATTACGAACTTATCGTTCAAAACATAAAAGGCAGAATATTCAAACACCTTATATTAGAGGGTTGTTTACGTTCGTACGAATGAGATTTCATATGTTAACCTATGTTTACAACAGCCAGAATATTATTTTATCATCAGACATAGATGAAACATTTTAGAACAAGATAAGATCATAGTAACAACGTTAACATTGGAGGTGCTAATCGTGGCATATGACGTAATTGGTGACATTCATGGTTGCTATGATGAATTCGTTTCACTTACTAAAAAACTGGGATATAACTGGGAGGAAGAGGTTCCCGTGCATCCTGGCAACCGAAAGCTTGTGTTTGTCGGTGACCTTACCGATCGTGGCCCTCAATCGGTTAAAACAATGGAAACTGTTATTGCTTTAGTAAAAAAAGGGCTCGCCTATTACGTGCCAGGAAATCATTGTGATAAATTATATCGTTATTTTCTCGGGCGTAATGTCCAAATCACACACGGGCTAGAGACGACAGTCGCTGAATTAGAAGCACTTGATAAAAAAAGTTATGCTAAAATCAGTGATGAGTTTCGTCAATTGGTGGAGGACGCCCCACTTTACTTAGAGCTAGATGATGGTCAATTAATTGTCGCTCACGCTGGAATTCGCGGGGATTACATCGGCCGTCACGATAAAAAAGTGAAGACCTTTGTTCTCTATGGTGATATAACTGGTGAAAAAAATGAAGATGGGACACCGGTACGTCGTGATTGGGCCAAGCATTATAAAAACGATGCTTGGATTATCTACGGTCACACACCTGTAAAGATCCCACGTAAGATCAATTATACCATCAATATCGATACCGGATGTGTCTTTGGCGGTCAGTTAACCGCATGCAGGTACCCAGAAATAGAGACCGTATCGGTGGATTCATCCCTACCACTAGTTGAAGAAAAGTTTCGCTCCTTTGATAAGTGACTTTAGTTGAAAGTTGTCAACGTTATCGTTACGATGAAAGAAAACGAGCTCCGGAACATGTGTTAGTAGGTGGATGAAAAATGAAGAAGAAACTTTCTTTATTCTATTTTTTAGTGATAGCAGTTGTTCTATTTGGGTGTGGACCTGAAGCAAATATCGTCGTCAACGAAGAAAAAACACGACTCTTTGTAGATGAGGATCGAAATATTATGGCTTTTTATGTAACTGTAACTAATGAAAATTATTTACCCTCCGATATACTCTTTGCTAAATTCAACATCATACATGAAGGGTTAGTTCAAGAGATAAATCGAGAGACCGTTTATTTCACAAGTGACGAAACGAATTTACAACCATTTGAGATTGCTGGTAACGACAGTTATTTCTTTGGAGAATCATTTGAGTATCATGGAGCCATTCCTCATGAAGACTTAGAAGATGCTGTCGAGGTTGTGATCTTTAATGGGGCTGATGAAGTCGTAAGTCAATTTCCAATCTCTATTGCGGAGCCTGGCCATTTATAGCGACCCAGCATCTCAATTGTAATCACCAGCTAGCCGTAGGAGCGATGTCACATTGACATCGCTCCTACGGCTAGATCTACTTCTCTCTTATTCCATTCATTATTTGTTCGAGTTAAATATCCTTCAAAAAACCTATTCTCGTAAGTTCTTCTAAATGATTTTGGGATAATTTTTCGAGGATTTCTTCACCTTCTGCTGTTAATTCAACTAGTACACTGCGTCCATCTTCAGGATTTTTTCTTCGTGCAACAAGTCCAAGTTGACCGCAACGATCAATCAATCCCACGCAAGCATGGTGGGTAATAAACAAACGTTCACTCAGCTCACGTGGGGTCACATACTCTCGTTTAGGGAACCCCTTAATCGCCAAAAGGAGTTGATGTTGTTGCGGTGTAATTCCAAAGCTTTTAGCTTGTGAATCACTAAAATGAAGAAATTTTTTTAGTTGATATCTAAATTCTGCTAACGTCTCATAGACGTCCTTAGATAAGTCTGTCTTCATAACCATCCCCCTCTTCCCTATTGCTATTTATATCTCAACACGATATAATGGTAATTAAAACCAACGAATGACAAACAATCCTCCCGCATATATATCGTATCAAGACATATATCTTGATGAAAGGAGTGTATAAAATGGGGTTTCTTGAATGGCTTTCTCCAACCTCAATATCAGGTGTCATCATTTTTCTATTGGGCTCGATATTAACCGTTTATTTAAACGTGAAGGTCTATCGTTTTGATAAGGAAACACCTTTACAAACAAATGAAGATAGCGATATCGACCTGCAACGCTAATGACGATAACCGTTACAAGACATCATTCATCCTTGAAGAGACCAGATCAAGCCTCACTGAGCAGTGCCTCAAGATCAGCAGGCAATGGTGCCGTAAACGTCAGTGTCTCCTCCTGAAACGGGTGATAAAATGTTAATTGATGACTATGCAGCGCTTGTCTTCTAATTTGCTCACGCCCCCCTCCATATAAATCATCACCACATAACGGATGACCAATCGAAGAAAAATGAACACGAATTTGGTGTGTTCGTCCAGTCTCAAGCTTCACACGAACAACGGTAGCCACTTGTAAACGTCTAATCACACTGTAATGAGTAATCGCTGGTTGCCCATCACTCCTTACCTCACGTTCAATGATGCTATTGTCCTTTCTACCAATAGGATCATTGATTGTTCCTATCTCATCTCGAACCTGGCCATGAACGACCGCCAAATAGCGTCTCGATAACATTTGTTTTTTTCGTTGCCGTGATAGCAAATCATGGGCATAGCGATGCTTTGCTATCATCACTAGCCCACTCGTATCTTTATCGAGACGGTTCACGGCATGGAAAGTACTCGTCACACCGATATTGTTATAATACTGCAGCACACCATTGGCAAGTGAATAATGTGGCTGTTCTCGTGAAGGAATTGTTGTTAGATTCGCTTGCTTATTGATCAATAAAAAATGGTCGTCCTCATAGATGATATCAAGTGGAATTCGAGTGGCTACCATCGTTTCACTTCGTTGTTCTGGTGGAAAGATAACTGTAATTTGATCACCTGTGACTAATAGTTTACGAACAGTAGCTTCTTTTCCATTGACATATAACGCACCGCCTGAAAATTTAATTTCTGCTAACGCTTTTTTTGAAAGCTCCTGTTCAGTACGTAAATATTCGCGCAGCAACACGCCATTATATCGCTCTGAGACTTGCCAAGTTATTTTAATGCCGCTCATGTCTATGTTCGTTCCTTTCAGATACGTTTAATCACCGACAAATGATTCTTTCACCCGCTTCCAGAATGGAAATGGACGGAACCGCGCAAAACGAATCTTTTCATCTGCCACTCGACATTGAATGGATTTAACTTTTTTATGTACAAGCGAATAATGATCAATCGTAATTTGGAGATCAACATCATTTAACGGCTTTAACAAGCATGTATGATGTTGCGGTAAGACAAGCGGTGAACCGACCGTGCGGTACACCCGATTATTGATTGATGCCATTTCCGCAATCTGTAAGGTCGCAAGCGACGGATGTAAGATTGCACCACCCAATGCTTTATTATAAGCTGTACTTCCGGAAGGAGTTGAAACACATAAGCCATCTCCACGAAATGTCTCAAATAACTCTCCTTTGATGGATACGTTCGAAACTAATGAACCTTCAACACTTTTAACTGTGCATTCATTTAAAGCCAAATATCGCTCCGACTTTTCATCACCAAAATGTCGGATCACAACTTCAAGAAGAGGATATTCAACAACTTGAAATGGTGTTTTTGCAATATGTATGATTAGTTTTTCAACCTCTTCTGGCATCCAATCGGCATAAAAACCTAAATGCCCCGTATGAATGCCCACAAAGCAGGTCGCATCGAGACGGTGAGCGTAATCATGAAAGGCTTGTAATAACGTCCCATCACCACCAACGGTAACGACAATATCAGGTTCATCCTCATCAAAGATTAATCCAAACTCATTAAGATAATTTTTTATTTTTTGCTGTAACGCATTTGATGTCTCGTCTCCTCTAGACGTAACCGCATAATGCATGTATCATCATCCCATCTTTATCATTCATTCCATTATCACTTCGTTCTTGACTTATGTTTTCCCTTGTTCTTCCTGCTTACGAATAATAATTCGCTGTGCTTCCTTTACTTCATCACGAATTTGTGACATCTCTTCATCTAATTTAAACGCAGCTTCAGCCGCTCGTTGCAAGCGATCCTTCACATCTTCTGGAATTTCCCCGCTATATTTATAATTAAGCGAATGCTCTATTGTTGCCCAAAAATTCATCGCTAATGTCCGGACTTGCAGTTCAACGAGAATTTTCTTTTCACCAACAATCGTCTGAACGGGATACCATAGTACAAGATGGTACGATCGATAGCCGCTTGGCTTTTTATCCATAATATAATCGCGCTCTTCGATGATCTCAAAGTCACTGCGCGATCGTATAAGTTGGACGATTGTTTCAATATCTTCAACAAATTGACAGACAATTCGAACGCCTGCTAAATCTTGCATTTCATCTTGCAGACAATCGAGGGGAATGTTCTTTCTCTTTGCTTTATCGAGAATACTTGAAATCGGTTTAACCCGTCCCGTTACAAATTCAATGGGTGTGTGCTTAGAAGACATTTGGTACTGCTCACGGATGCCTTTTA
The nucleotide sequence above comes from Desertibacillus haloalkaliphilus. Encoded proteins:
- a CDS encoding DUF1360 domain-containing protein, which produces MFVHPYEFFLIALAVFRLTRLIVYDQITVWLRKPFHLVRDEELEDGTVVSYLEIKGTGIKYWIGELLSCHWCVAIWSAVVLICGYMWFPTILTPVVIILAAAAVASLMEVIVDRLSNG
- the fabI gene encoding enoyl-ACP reductase FabI is translated as MNLSLENRTYVIMGVANKRSIAWGIAQSLSKAGARLIFTYAGERLEKNVRSLAESLERDDSLVLPCDITSDEEIEKTFTTIKEEVGVIHGIAHCIAFANREELEGEYLNTTREGFLLSQNISSYSLTAVAKASRDLMSEGGSIITLTYLGGERVVKNYNVMGVAKASLDASVKYLANDLGKDGIRVNMISAGPIRTLSAKGISGFNEVLKEIEEKAPLRRTITQEEVGDTALFLMSDLSRGITGEMLHVDSGYNIIGLG
- a CDS encoding cation:proton antiporter; this encodes MLNQPVTDPVLIFAMAMAIFLLAPLLMNRLKIPGIIGLIFAGVIVGPNGLGVLDRDPTIILLGTVGLLYIIFIAGLEIDLDGFKKYRNRSISFGLISFSIPFILGTLLGLWLNYTLAGAILLGSLLGSHTLLAYPIASRLGLAKNKAVTTTVGGTIMTDTLALLILAVVAGSTQGELSFSFWMTLVVSLAVYVTLVLLLIPRMAKTFFRTMSNEGSIDFIFVMTVLFVTAYFATIAGLEPIIGAFLAGLALNRYILEHGPLMNRIKFVGNAIFIPFFLLSVGMLMDIGVLLNDPSAWVLAILIVLFVNGGKFLAAWMSGKMYHYSSDEVKLMFGLSAPQAAATLAATLVGYELGLFNQGTVNGVIIMILVTCMVGPYMVEKYARKVAYNEDQQPYEPTNAPQRILIPLSNPHTMESLLDLSFVLKGNATEPIYPLSVVQGEQKNAAARVAEAEKMLGHTVTYAAGAEVPIHLLTRVDHNIATGIIRAIEETRITKVVIGWNGKLSTPQQMFGGILDQLLERTDQMILVSKLGHPINTTKRIVLIIPPGSDHKSGFYNAVTTVKRLANQIGATLHVLVIKDESTGYEQTFKEVKPDVSITFIPLADWNQLHNDHLSQLKKDDLVVVLSARRGTIAWHPHLERLPRVLAKAKPESFIMIYPPETEDVDQRGSRGTHVPKTFLPDHEYED
- a CDS encoding monovalent cation:proton antiporter family protein, which encodes MEAEASVISLFIVVITAFLIPVLLHKFRLNVIPVVVAEIIAGIIIGKSGFNLVSQDMWLETLSLLGFIFLMFLSGLEIDFSAFASKQKARILKNGKKEPNAFMLASLIFVFVFGLSYLLSLAFVVMGFVDNAFLMTLIISTISLGVVVPTLKEENLMKTTVGQTILLVAIIADLVTMILLAVFVSIYSPDEGNMWLLLLLFAVGVLLYLIGKKFSRQSYLEAMKKGTIQIDTRAIFMLIILLVALSETVGAKNILGAFLAGVLVSLLSPNPELVRKLDSFGYGFLIPIFFVMVGVDLDIWQLFDDRSVMLLIPLLFIALLISKVVPALVLKRWYDWKTVIGAGFLLTSTLSLVIAAATVGESIGIIDSQLSSALILVAVISCLVTPVVFKKVFPKQATEQKREKLAIVGANQLTLPLSVELDQNRYQSRLFHTKQQKINELEESTIFAIEEIEEFEIEILKERDVFSADILIVATGDQERNYEIAMFASDYGVPRVIARIERPELENELRERGINVFSVFFSNQAVLRALVESPSVVELLTKRETGLHEIDVKNSHYSDLLLREFPYLGDTVFVRIFRENESLIPHGDTVIKTGDRIIVSGSQEHVDKLRQMLST
- the prpE gene encoding bis(5'-nucleosyl)-tetraphosphatase PrpE encodes the protein MAYDVIGDIHGCYDEFVSLTKKLGYNWEEEVPVHPGNRKLVFVGDLTDRGPQSVKTMETVIALVKKGLAYYVPGNHCDKLYRYFLGRNVQITHGLETTVAELEALDKKSYAKISDEFRQLVEDAPLYLELDDGQLIVAHAGIRGDYIGRHDKKVKTFVLYGDITGEKNEDGTPVRRDWAKHYKNDAWIIYGHTPVKIPRKINYTINIDTGCVFGGQLTACRYPEIETVSVDSSLPLVEEKFRSFDK
- a CDS encoding MarR family winged helix-turn-helix transcriptional regulator codes for the protein MKTDLSKDVYETLAEFRYQLKKFLHFSDSQAKSFGITPQQHQLLLAIKGFPKREYVTPRELSERLFITHHACVGLIDRCGQLGLVARRKNPEDGRSVLVELTAEGEEILEKLSQNHLEELTRIGFLKDI